Proteins encoded together in one Aminipila butyrica window:
- a CDS encoding TetR/AcrR family transcriptional regulator, which translates to MRPFNEKLAADLLKAGKQEFMTHGFLGANMRNIASAAKVTTGALYRYYSDKEALFIELVDEPARVFADRYRERQMSFAAQPLESQLKRMPEITDRESDWMMAYLYDHFDAFKLIACCSAGTRYAYYIDTLIEIESEAGRQLIARMSEAGFPAQDMDDGLIHILSGTLFNGMFETIQHDMPREKAMEYMNSLRDFYSAGWFKVLGLSGD; encoded by the coding sequence ATGCGCCCATTTAATGAAAAGCTGGCCGCCGATTTATTGAAGGCGGGAAAGCAAGAATTTATGACTCATGGTTTTTTAGGGGCAAACATGAGGAATATCGCCTCGGCAGCTAAAGTGACCACCGGCGCACTCTATCGATATTATAGCGATAAAGAAGCTTTATTTATCGAACTAGTGGATGAGCCTGCACGAGTTTTTGCTGACCGCTATCGGGAACGCCAGATGTCATTTGCTGCTCAACCATTGGAAAGCCAATTAAAGAGAATGCCAGAGATTACTGATCGGGAATCAGACTGGATGATGGCCTATCTCTACGATCATTTTGATGCCTTTAAACTGATTGCCTGTTGTTCTGCCGGGACTCGCTATGCTTATTATATTGATACCCTAATTGAAATCGAATCCGAAGCCGGGCGGCAGCTCATAGCCCGGATGAGCGAAGCTGGATTTCCGGCACAGGATATGGACGATGGACTCATCCATATTTTATCCGGAACCCTGTTTAATGGTATGTTTGAGACCATACAGCATGATATGCCGCGAGAGAAAGCCATGGAGTATATGAACAGTTTGAGAGATTTTTATTCGGCAGGATGGTTTAAGGTTTTGGGGCTCTCGGGAGACTAG
- a CDS encoding ABC transporter ATP-binding protein translates to MKEKKVPSPFATLWGWAELYHTSLYSSVVLAILGVGCNMLAYFCVAAIIRLLLAGANINACWPWCGLMLAGYVGKALFLARSTALSHTATYHTLRDLRKCLLSKLSRVPMGTILGTPSGQYKTTIVDRVEGMEPTLAHLIPEMTSNLLVPLAITVYIFMLDWRMGLASLVTPVLGLFIVAQSGKTYGARWQGAVETGRRMTNAIVEYVGGIQVVKAFSQSAGSYKKYARAVEDNAQYFVDWMHANQKYMASWQSILPAVLVTVLPTGLLLWNGGSLAAGNFLTIIVLSLGLTGPLIAAMSFVDELAVVGTNVGEITKILDAPELNRPEQPVPIAGNAVQLKGVSFTYGKTDAEVIHDISLDIPPGTVTALVGPSGSGKSTMAKLIAGFWDVTAGTITLGGINLKEIPLAQLNQQIAYVSQDNYLFDRTIRENIRMGRPEATDAEVEAVSKAAGCDSFIRALAHGYDTLCGSGGGHLSGGEKQRISIARAMLKDAPIVILDEATASIDPENEALIQRAISALTKGKTLIVIAHHLGTIVNADNIVVVDKGRIAAQGKQAELQESCPLYALMWQAYLGSRDAA, encoded by the coding sequence ATGAAAGAAAAAAAAGTTCCTTCCCCTTTCGCAACGCTTTGGGGTTGGGCCGAACTGTATCACACAAGCCTTTACAGCTCTGTGGTCTTGGCCATACTGGGTGTGGGCTGCAATATGCTTGCGTATTTTTGTGTAGCCGCAATAATCCGACTGTTACTGGCGGGCGCTAATATAAACGCGTGCTGGCCATGGTGCGGGCTAATGCTGGCGGGCTACGTGGGAAAGGCTCTATTTTTAGCTCGCTCTACTGCACTCTCCCATACCGCAACCTACCACACCCTGCGGGATCTGCGCAAGTGCTTACTAAGCAAACTTTCCAGAGTGCCTATGGGAACCATCCTAGGGACTCCATCTGGTCAATATAAGACCACAATTGTAGACAGAGTGGAAGGTATGGAGCCTACACTTGCCCATCTGATTCCAGAAATGACGTCCAACCTGCTGGTGCCTCTGGCGATTACCGTTTACATTTTTATGCTGGACTGGCGAATGGGTCTTGCTTCGCTGGTCACCCCGGTTCTGGGGCTGTTCATTGTGGCTCAGAGCGGAAAAACTTATGGGGCCCGTTGGCAGGGGGCGGTAGAAACCGGTCGTCGTATGACGAACGCCATTGTGGAGTATGTCGGTGGTATTCAGGTGGTCAAGGCCTTCAGCCAAAGCGCAGGCTCTTATAAAAAATACGCCCGCGCAGTGGAAGACAACGCGCAATATTTCGTGGATTGGATGCATGCCAACCAGAAGTACATGGCTTCCTGGCAAAGCATCTTGCCTGCCGTGCTGGTCACCGTGCTGCCCACAGGCCTTCTTCTATGGAATGGCGGCAGCCTTGCAGCCGGAAACTTCCTAACGATTATTGTCCTCTCACTAGGACTTACCGGACCACTAATCGCTGCCATGAGCTTTGTGGATGAATTGGCCGTTGTGGGAACAAACGTAGGCGAAATTACCAAAATTCTAGACGCCCCAGAGCTAAATCGGCCAGAACAGCCTGTCCCAATAGCTGGCAATGCTGTACAGCTGAAAGGGGTTTCCTTTACTTACGGAAAAACAGATGCAGAAGTCATCCACGATATCAGTTTAGACATTCCCCCTGGAACCGTCACGGCACTGGTAGGACCCTCTGGCTCCGGCAAATCTACCATGGCCAAGCTGATTGCCGGATTCTGGGATGTGACAGCCGGCACCATTACATTGGGAGGAATTAATTTAAAAGAAATTCCCTTAGCGCAGCTTAATCAACAGATTGCCTATGTCTCACAGGACAACTACCTTTTTGACCGAACCATTCGCGAAAATATTCGCATGGGCCGTCCGGAAGCCACCGATGCGGAGGTGGAGGCCGTATCGAAAGCTGCGGGATGCGATAGCTTTATTCGAGCATTAGCTCATGGATACGATACCCTCTGCGGCAGCGGTGGCGGACATCTTTCTGGCGGGGAGAAACAGCGCATTTCTATTGCACGGGCCATGCTCAAAGATGCACCGATTGTGATTTTAGATGAAGCAACCGCCAGCATAGACCCTGAAAATGAGGCTCTCATTCAGCGAGCGATTTCAGCCTTAACAAAAGGTAAGACACTCATCGTTATTGCTCACCATCTGGGCACCATTGTCAATGCAGACAATATCGTTGTCGTAGATAAAGGCCGAATCGCGGCCCAAGGCAAACAAGCGGAGTTACAGGAAAGCTGCCCGTTATATGCGCTGATGTGGCAAGCATACCTGGGCAGCCGGGATGCGGCCTGA
- a CDS encoding ABC transporter ATP-binding protein has translation MFGILKKIIDFAGAKRNLLKKAMAVSFLGALFAALQFISLMLALDIVVSSTETPVWMVTAIMLISIVGRIACAYYSTNAETDTGFHMVAEKRIHIGDRLRYIPMGYFNDNSLGNITAVVTTTLGDVENSAARCLVLVIGGFLNTLALCLMLLFADWRLGLVSMAGLLCYLAVTEASQRSSAKTGPERQRIQESLVEKVLEYVQGMMVVKAYGLEKDSSQGVFQTIDDSCRKALALVHTSTPWAAIRQIAVRIFSVALAGASLIFYGDGTLPLARCLLMLIASFLIYAELESAGNMSDQLQMLGASMDKANSIDNTPTMDIDGKALAPASTDIEFQNVHFSYGDRAILNGISLAIPEKSTTAIVGPSGGGKTTLCNLIARFWDVDSGAILLGGGDVREYKLDSLMKNISMVFQNVYLFNDTIENNIKFGRPNATHEQVVAAAKQACCHDFITALPDAYDTVLDEGGSTLSGGEKQRISIARAILKNAPIIILDEATASVDPENEAELQTAIQALTHDKTIIMIAHRLKTVRNADQILVLNGGHIVQRGTHEELINQAGLYANFIGMREEAANWKVS, from the coding sequence ATGTTTGGTATTTTAAAAAAGATAATTGACTTTGCTGGCGCCAAGCGGAATCTGCTAAAAAAGGCGATGGCTGTCTCCTTTCTGGGAGCCCTCTTTGCCGCCCTCCAATTTATATCGCTGATGCTAGCACTGGATATAGTAGTGAGCAGCACAGAAACTCCAGTTTGGATGGTTACTGCAATTATGCTGATATCCATTGTCGGACGTATCGCCTGCGCCTACTATTCCACCAATGCCGAAACAGATACGGGCTTTCATATGGTGGCCGAAAAACGAATTCATATCGGAGATCGGCTGCGGTACATCCCCATGGGCTATTTTAATGATAACAGCCTAGGAAATATTACGGCTGTGGTCACCACTACACTGGGCGATGTAGAAAACAGTGCTGCTCGCTGCCTAGTACTGGTGATTGGGGGCTTCCTTAACACCCTTGCCCTGTGTTTAATGCTGCTGTTTGCTGACTGGCGGCTGGGACTGGTATCTATGGCAGGTCTCCTCTGCTATCTTGCCGTAACAGAGGCGTCCCAGCGTTCCTCCGCCAAAACGGGTCCAGAGCGCCAGCGGATTCAAGAATCTCTGGTGGAAAAGGTTCTAGAGTATGTGCAAGGAATGATGGTAGTAAAAGCATACGGACTAGAAAAAGACAGCAGCCAAGGGGTATTCCAGACCATAGACGACAGCTGTCGGAAAGCGCTGGCCCTGGTGCACACATCTACCCCATGGGCTGCAATCCGGCAGATTGCAGTACGGATATTCAGCGTAGCCCTTGCTGGAGCCTCTCTTATTTTTTATGGGGACGGCACCTTGCCGCTGGCCCGGTGTCTGCTTATGCTGATTGCATCGTTCTTAATCTATGCGGAGTTGGAAAGTGCCGGTAATATGTCCGACCAGCTTCAGATGCTAGGGGCTTCTATGGATAAGGCCAATTCTATTGATAACACCCCAACGATGGACATCGACGGCAAGGCGCTAGCACCCGCCAGCACAGATATTGAATTTCAAAACGTACACTTTTCCTATGGTGACCGAGCTATCCTCAATGGAATCAGCCTTGCCATCCCGGAGAAATCCACTACCGCCATTGTAGGTCCCTCAGGCGGCGGCAAAACCACCCTGTGCAATCTCATCGCCCGATTTTGGGATGTGGACAGCGGTGCAATTCTTTTAGGCGGCGGCGATGTACGGGAATACAAATTGGACAGCCTGATGAAAAACATTTCTATGGTGTTCCAAAACGTCTATTTATTTAATGATACGATTGAAAACAATATCAAGTTCGGACGTCCAAACGCAACGCATGAGCAGGTGGTGGCAGCTGCTAAACAGGCCTGTTGTCACGATTTTATTACTGCACTGCCAGATGCCTATGACACCGTCCTAGACGAAGGCGGCAGCACCCTCTCTGGGGGTGAAAAGCAGCGCATATCCATCGCCAGAGCTATTCTCAAGAACGCACCGATTATTATTTTAGACGAAGCAACTGCCAGTGTAGACCCGGAAAACGAAGCAGAACTGCAAACAGCCATCCAAGCGCTGACCCATGACAAAACGATTATTATGATTGCACACAGACTTAAAACTGTCCGCAATGCTGATCAGATTCTAGTATTAAATGGCGGGCATATTGTGCAAAGGGGGACCCATGAGGAACTGATAAATCAAGCTGGACTATATGCAAACTTCATCGGAATGAGGGAGGAAGCGGCCAATTGGAAAGTTTCTTAG
- a CDS encoding hemoblobin-interacting domain-containing protein, whose translation MKKIILSTVLVAAMTLSSLSTASAMSIDVYGKAKMNIWDFYLTENNAEKPDVITGATVDAVSQATYNMYDNLPVDITTAMDFSLLADCVIMDAQGLKNTSITKILQTWQEGYKTTLLGNSKTDITYPIDKSVVKVTLNEGKVLYVPYSTVANEAADSPEFSWNAFIKELAETAPSIPPYRVKYILETGEFGKGFLVSDADAKAAPALSLDETYNNDKANKNNRIKINFENNKDWANEVYAITVNGTGLISGETGNHASSTVINGETSFLKGSSAKNTEEFIIRLSQKFRIGDNTITVMAHGYEDAVLNIPVEDLSDWMVDATAKNQDTDTLLSENREVAQGAVILVESRMKNSINTPGEFSAVWIDGRLIPKAGGKDDATKYTQNGKALSYYTDDLAAGQHELRLKRLGHPDTVFQFTITNADKSEAPVFTLNREQLQDGSTAYQGGIVRGSDIILRSEAAVDGWFANIQKVFWIDSAGVQRDITTDYNRTIGDENKTVTIINKTFNYLSTEGNYTLLFKARGYGDVSLPVQIVRGMPSSNVLTYEQDGSVVLTSSDSTYLSKSKLKTVTINGTAYPVSMFTITTLSPYTMIIPSEYFNGGMKAVVTISADGYSDFIRTIDIPEGHKQRVYAPEVQLEQNRVLSGGNIVLNFTDDSSWREHITSVVYRPDNSTTDSKLTPDTATAGKLTMKAPTYTTGKGSLIIKAEGYRDVLVPIELTTEVPGTVTSEIQGDGSVSVAVSNSTYLGKVSVLVEGNTINVTKGTNKLTIPSSAFLTKKMYEVILQAEGYADYAFSVNTDIQTTPTVTAPVKPFEKQAFTVTSENSDWANKITGATLYYSTTPYVQYTKAADISVQDGNVTFAAKSMASSGNYTLKIYADGYLNTSVNITFVKAVPQGTLFEVSGDNVLLNVSDYSYRTAIQTIQVGNTTLVKDTDFSTGSNPISLSKSKFPQGDAAIAIYATGYGDYTTNFNLSAIKQPPVTQLEQNRVLSGGNIALTFTDDSPWREAIASAIFRPDSGSDRSLTLTKSEGKLTAAAPSTTGKGTLIIKATGYSDLTMALELVAAVPGTVTSELQSDGSLVVAVSSSTYLGKIAVTVNGNTVSVEKGSGKLTIPATAFPDKKAYAVVLKAEGYADYSFSVNTDAQDVPTLSAPISPLEKQTFTIASTDSNWAKKVTSAKLTDTYTSITYAASDIVASEEGNVTFAAKTSATAGSYTLKIYAEGYLAASMPITFVKAVPNVTLEAAEAGVVLNISDYSYRSSIQTIKIDGTVLNKGTDFSTSSNPVALDKSNFPAGQCDVVITATGYADYKTTFNISAINQAPEVTLPQEVALTKELVLTSNDGNWADAVTKVEIGKTYFSSLEASELTIEDGNITISASKLKGLLYVSAGTGYTIKIYADGYYTKQLSNITIYGKSSDDFNKQEVWEDGKLKINLSEGTSSYYYVGKVFVDEVEVTGLIKPSSGSKVLVIPAGSHFTEKIGESVTVRITGTTGYNLPDIILQIQVEASE comes from the coding sequence TTGAAAAAAATAATATTATCGACTGTCCTTGTGGCTGCAATGACTTTGTCTTCTCTGTCTACCGCTTCGGCTATGTCTATTGACGTGTATGGTAAGGCAAAGATGAATATCTGGGACTTTTATTTGACGGAGAATAACGCCGAAAAGCCAGATGTCATCACGGGAGCCACTGTTGACGCCGTAAGCCAAGCCACCTACAACATGTATGACAACCTGCCGGTGGATATCACTACGGCTATGGACTTCAGCCTGCTGGCAGATTGCGTGATTATGGATGCACAAGGACTAAAAAATACATCCATTACAAAGATTTTGCAAACGTGGCAAGAGGGGTATAAAACCACATTGCTCGGTAACAGCAAAACGGATATTACTTATCCAATCGATAAGAGTGTAGTTAAAGTGACCTTAAACGAAGGCAAGGTTTTATATGTTCCCTATAGTACTGTGGCCAATGAGGCTGCTGATTCGCCTGAGTTTAGCTGGAATGCTTTTATAAAGGAATTAGCGGAGACTGCACCGAGCATACCGCCTTACCGTGTTAAGTATATTTTAGAAACCGGTGAATTTGGTAAGGGATTCCTTGTCAGCGATGCCGATGCTAAGGCGGCTCCGGCTCTGTCACTGGATGAGACTTATAACAATGACAAGGCCAATAAAAACAATCGCATTAAAATAAACTTTGAAAATAATAAGGACTGGGCTAATGAGGTATATGCAATTACCGTAAACGGTACCGGTTTGATTTCCGGTGAAACAGGCAATCATGCAAGTTCCACGGTAATCAATGGAGAAACCAGCTTCCTAAAAGGCAGCAGTGCTAAAAATACAGAAGAGTTCATTATTCGTCTAAGCCAAAAGTTCCGTATCGGAGATAACACCATTACGGTTATGGCCCATGGTTATGAGGATGCTGTACTTAACATCCCAGTAGAAGACCTGTCTGACTGGATGGTTGATGCTACAGCCAAAAACCAGGATACCGATACACTCCTTTCTGAAAACAGGGAGGTTGCTCAAGGTGCGGTCATTTTGGTAGAAAGCCGGATGAAAAATTCAATCAACACCCCCGGGGAGTTTAGCGCAGTTTGGATTGACGGGCGCCTGATTCCTAAGGCTGGTGGAAAGGATGATGCAACCAAATACACACAGAACGGCAAAGCCCTTTCTTATTATACGGATGATCTCGCCGCCGGACAGCATGAACTGCGTCTCAAGCGCCTTGGACATCCGGATACCGTGTTCCAATTCACCATTACAAATGCAGACAAGAGTGAAGCTCCTGTATTTACCCTAAACAGGGAGCAGCTGCAAGACGGAAGCACGGCCTATCAGGGTGGTATTGTGAGAGGATCGGATATTATCCTTCGCTCTGAAGCTGCGGTAGATGGCTGGTTTGCTAATATTCAAAAGGTATTCTGGATAGATAGCGCCGGTGTTCAACGCGATATTACGACAGATTACAATCGCACCATTGGAGATGAAAATAAGACCGTTACTATTATCAATAAGACTTTTAACTATTTAAGTACAGAGGGCAATTATACCCTTTTATTTAAGGCTCGAGGATATGGAGATGTCTCTCTGCCGGTGCAAATTGTGCGAGGGATGCCGTCAAGCAACGTGCTGACCTATGAACAGGATGGCAGTGTGGTCTTAACTTCCTCTGACAGTACATATTTGTCAAAGAGTAAGCTTAAGACAGTCACCATTAACGGGACAGCCTATCCAGTATCAATGTTTACCATAACTACTTTATCGCCATACACCATGATTATTCCATCTGAGTATTTTAATGGCGGTATGAAGGCTGTTGTGACCATCAGTGCAGACGGTTATTCAGACTTTATTCGCACTATTGATATCCCAGAAGGACATAAACAGCGTGTGTATGCTCCGGAAGTTCAGCTAGAGCAGAACCGTGTGCTATCTGGCGGCAATATTGTTCTCAACTTCACCGATGACAGTAGTTGGCGTGAACACATCACATCGGTGGTTTACCGGCCAGACAATAGCACTACGGACAGTAAGCTAACCCCAGATACAGCTACAGCTGGCAAGCTGACCATGAAGGCGCCTACCTATACGACTGGCAAGGGTTCGCTTATTATTAAGGCAGAAGGCTATCGAGATGTTCTTGTTCCTATTGAATTGACTACAGAGGTTCCGGGGACCGTGACTTCAGAAATTCAAGGAGACGGAAGTGTTTCCGTTGCAGTGTCTAATAGTACCTATCTGGGTAAAGTTTCTGTTCTTGTGGAAGGCAATACCATTAATGTGACGAAAGGCACCAACAAACTGACCATTCCGTCAAGTGCTTTCCTGACGAAGAAGATGTATGAAGTCATTTTACAGGCTGAGGGCTATGCGGACTATGCCTTTTCTGTAAATACGGATATACAGACGACACCTACTGTAACTGCGCCGGTTAAGCCGTTTGAGAAGCAAGCCTTCACGGTTACTTCAGAAAACAGCGACTGGGCAAATAAGATTACGGGGGCGACCTTGTACTATAGCACCACGCCTTACGTGCAATATACAAAAGCGGCAGATATTAGTGTACAAGATGGTAATGTTACGTTTGCAGCAAAGTCCATGGCTTCGTCCGGAAACTATACCTTAAAAATTTATGCAGATGGATACCTTAACACGTCTGTGAATATAACCTTTGTCAAGGCTGTTCCCCAGGGGACTCTCTTTGAAGTATCTGGAGATAATGTGCTGTTAAATGTTTCAGATTACAGCTATCGTACAGCAATTCAGACCATTCAAGTGGGCAATACGACACTGGTGAAAGATACCGATTTCTCCACAGGAAGTAACCCTATTTCACTAAGCAAGAGCAAATTTCCGCAGGGAGACGCAGCTATTGCTATTTATGCAACGGGGTATGGCGATTACACAACAAACTTTAACCTTAGTGCCATCAAGCAGCCTCCGGTGACACAGCTGGAGCAAAACCGTGTACTGTCCGGCGGTAACATCGCTCTGACATTTACGGATGACAGCCCATGGAGAGAGGCAATTGCTTCTGCAATTTTCAGACCTGACAGCGGATCGGACCGCAGTCTGACGCTGACGAAGTCCGAAGGCAAGTTAACGGCCGCGGCGCCTTCCACTACAGGTAAGGGAACCTTAATTATTAAGGCTACAGGTTACAGCGACCTGACGATGGCACTTGAATTGGTTGCCGCTGTACCGGGGACTGTGACTTCTGAACTCCAGAGTGATGGCAGCCTTGTCGTTGCAGTTTCAAGCAGTACGTATCTTGGAAAAATCGCTGTCACCGTAAACGGTAACACGGTTTCTGTAGAAAAAGGAAGCGGCAAGCTGACCATTCCAGCAACAGCTTTTCCTGATAAAAAGGCTTATGCGGTTGTGCTGAAAGCAGAGGGATATGCCGATTATAGTTTCTCGGTGAACACCGATGCACAGGACGTGCCAACGCTGAGCGCTCCAATCAGCCCGTTGGAAAAGCAAACGTTTACCATCGCGTCGACAGATAGCAATTGGGCTAAAAAGGTTACCTCAGCAAAATTAACAGATACCTATACCTCTATAACTTATGCCGCTTCGGATATTGTGGCCTCAGAGGAAGGCAATGTGACCTTTGCAGCAAAGACTAGTGCGACGGCTGGAAGCTATACGCTGAAAATTTATGCAGAAGGATATCTAGCTGCTTCTATGCCAATCACTTTTGTAAAGGCAGTGCCTAATGTGACATTGGAAGCTGCTGAAGCAGGAGTTGTACTAAATATTTCAGATTACAGTTACCGCTCTTCCATCCAGACGATTAAAATAGATGGAACGGTTCTGAATAAGGGTACAGACTTCTCTACCTCGAGCAATCCAGTTGCTCTTGACAAGAGCAACTTCCCGGCGGGGCAGTGTGATGTGGTGATTACAGCCACAGGTTATGCAGATTATAAAACAACTTTTAACATTAGTGCTATCAATCAGGCCCCTGAAGTGACTCTGCCGCAGGAAGTGGCTTTGACCAAGGAACTGGTATTAACTTCCAACGACGGGAATTGGGCAGATGCAGTAACTAAAGTTGAGATTGGCAAAACTTATTTTTCTTCTTTGGAAGCATCCGAGCTAACCATTGAAGACGGCAATATCACTATTTCAGCCAGCAAACTAAAAGGGCTTCTTTATGTGAGCGCCGGAACTGGGTATACCATTAAAATCTATGCAGACGGATATTACACGAAGCAGTTGAGCAATATCACTATTTATGGCAAGAGTTCCGATGATTTTAACAAGCAGGAAGTTTGGGAAGATGGGAAGCTAAAAATTAATTTATCAGAGGGAACCTCCTCTTATTATTATGTAGGAAAGGTCTTTGTCGATGAGGTCGAAGTAACTGGCTTGATAAAGCCTTCTTCTGGATCAAAGGTATTGGTCATCCCAGCGGGGTCTCATTTTACTGAAAAAATTGGGGAGAGTGTGACGGTTAGGATTACAGGAACTACGGGGTACAATCTACCGGATATCATCCTTCAAATACAGGTAGAAGCTTCAGAATAG
- a CDS encoding S-layer homology domain-containing protein, translated as MKRAGFILLTVLVAAGMQSGVFAAERATDLPENWSKPAVEKALENGLLTPYEGKVYPERALTRAEMAAIINRTFGAAKEASLSGYSDVAQSKWYYSDMAKSLQMEAFTGSDGKMNPDRAITREEAFTVLARVFEIQAGDVTELNKFTDGSTVASWARGSIAAMVQAGYVGGAEGKLLPAKTITRAEFAQVMSNLADTFVGEAAANEAGTIDGNMVVSKPDTIIRNTTVSGDLILADGIGNGDVTLENVHISGRLVVRGGGSNTVKLVGSDIKGEVVVHNINHTVRIFSENTTDISQLRVKSDLILDANVSELTLTAPVRLEQRSGTVTNAMVADTGAGAQINVGTGAVIGTLSIEGENVKASGLGKLQQVRVQANNASITVPGAVVSVAKGVTGTAAGDTAVPGGTVATVGEKTATSTGGSGGSSGGSSGNNGNNGNNGNGNENPDNMTKTSGDWVGVSQTGIVDVDFLRYATISLNLDAMGTGNDFDVYTYYINGVKKEIEKDVTKVVSLPTQNRLIIKVLLDNNGADQELKLVRDKEYMIITLNGLGLSVKN; from the coding sequence ATGAAAAGAGCAGGTTTTATTCTTTTAACGGTACTTGTTGCTGCCGGAATGCAAAGCGGAGTCTTTGCGGCAGAGCGCGCAACTGATTTACCGGAAAACTGGTCCAAACCAGCAGTTGAGAAGGCCCTTGAAAATGGCCTCCTTACACCTTATGAGGGGAAAGTCTATCCGGAGCGTGCCTTGACACGCGCTGAGATGGCAGCAATTATCAACCGTACTTTTGGAGCGGCGAAGGAGGCATCCCTGTCAGGGTACAGTGATGTGGCACAAAGTAAATGGTACTATAGTGATATGGCTAAATCGCTTCAAATGGAGGCCTTTACGGGAAGTGATGGGAAGATGAACCCGGACCGTGCCATTACTCGTGAGGAGGCTTTTACTGTGCTCGCCCGAGTGTTTGAGATACAAGCGGGAGATGTTACAGAACTAAACAAATTTACGGATGGCAGCACGGTAGCCTCTTGGGCCCGCGGCAGTATAGCCGCTATGGTTCAGGCTGGTTATGTGGGAGGTGCAGAGGGAAAGCTTCTGCCAGCTAAGACCATTACACGTGCTGAGTTTGCACAAGTTATGAGCAATTTGGCAGATACCTTTGTTGGAGAAGCTGCTGCTAACGAGGCTGGTACGATTGATGGAAATATGGTTGTATCTAAGCCAGATACAATCATTCGAAACACCACTGTTTCTGGTGACCTGATTTTAGCCGATGGCATTGGTAATGGAGATGTTACGCTGGAAAACGTTCACATTTCTGGTCGTCTTGTGGTGCGAGGCGGTGGCTCGAATACAGTAAAACTGGTGGGATCTGACATTAAAGGCGAAGTTGTTGTACATAACATAAATCATACTGTGCGTATTTTCTCAGAGAATACCACAGATATCAGTCAACTTCGGGTTAAAAGCGATCTTATCCTGGATGCAAATGTTTCCGAACTGACGTTAACTGCACCCGTGCGTCTGGAGCAGCGAAGTGGAACGGTGACAAATGCCATGGTAGCAGATACGGGGGCAGGGGCACAAATTAATGTGGGTACTGGTGCGGTAATTGGTACGTTGAGCATTGAAGGAGAAAACGTCAAGGCTTCTGGATTAGGAAAACTTCAACAGGTCCGGGTACAGGCGAATAACGCCAGCATCACGGTGCCTGGAGCAGTGGTCAGTGTAGCCAAGGGCGTAACGGGAACCGCAGCTGGCGATACGGCTGTACCCGGAGGCACGGTGGCCACCGTAGGAGAAAAAACAGCTACTAGTACCGGAGGCAGTGGAGGTTCTAGTGGTGGCAGCAGCGGGAATAATGGCAACAATGGAAACAACGGGAATGGAAATGAAAATCCAGACAACATGACAAAGACTTCTGGAGATTGGGTTGGAGTTAGCCAGACCGGGATTGTTGATGTGGATTTCTTAAGATATGCGACAATCTCATTGAACTTGGATGCTATGGGTACAGGCAACGACTTTGATGTATACACGTATTATATCAATGGCGTAAAAAAGGAGATAGAGAAGGATGTGACCAAAGTTGTATCATTGCCGACACAAAACCGTTTGATTATAAAAGTTTTGCTGGATAACAATGGGGCTGACCAAGAGCTCAAGCTTGTCCGTGACAAAGAATATATGATCATCACCCTGAATGGGCTTGGTCTGTCTGTAAAAAACTAA
- a CDS encoding cold-shock protein, producing MNYGTVKWFNESKGFGFISNDDGGEDIFVHFSSIQGEGFKSLSEGQKVTYDTEADPRDSKKMRAINVRTV from the coding sequence ATGAATTATGGTACTGTAAAATGGTTTAACGAGAGTAAAGGTTTTGGTTTCATTTCAAATGACGACGGCGGCGAAGACATTTTTGTTCACTTCTCCTCTATTCAGGGTGAAGGATTCAAGTCCTTGTCCGAAGGTCAGAAAGTGACTTATGACACGGAAGCTGATCCTAGAGATTCCAAAAAGATGCGTGCAATCAACGTTCGCACAGTCTAG